CTTACCAGTAATTGGTCCGCATTTATTGCTGGTGCCAGTATTTTTCTGCTGGCGGTGATTGTTCATAACGCGATTGCACTATTGGTTGGTTTTTCGAGTGCCAGAATTATGAAACTGAATAAAGCGGATACGCGTGCGATTACGCTTGAGGTAGGGCTGCAAAACTCTGGTTTAGGCTTGGGTATTATTTTTACTTTTTTCGATAATTTAACAGGCATGGCCATTATTGCAGCAGCATGGGGATGTTGGCATCTAATTTCAGGTTTGGGGCTATGTTTTTACTGGCAACAGCATGATCGTAAACACGGTATAAAGATCGCAAGTAATAAAGAGGTTCAATGTGGCTCATAAGATCATGATAACAGGTAGCCAAGGCTATATCGGCAAACGGTTAGTCGAGTCGCTATCAACACAGCATAAGCTGGTAGGTATTGATATTGTTGATCTCCCTCAAACTGGTTGTCATTACTATCAACTTGATGTGCGTGATACGCGACTCGCAGAAATTATGCTTGAACACAATATTACACATGTTGTGCACTTAGCGAGTATTTTACAACCGTCTAAAGATGCCGTTCGAGACTTTGATATCGACGTCAATGGCACTCGAAATGTGCTTGAAGCATGTGTTAAGGCAAATGTGCAGCATATTACGGTAACGAGTTCTGGAGCTGCCTATGGTTATCACGCTGATAACCCTAGCTGGTTAACCGAACAACATCCGTTAAGAGGTAATGCTGAATTTGCTTATAGCCATCATAAACGCTTAATCGAAGAGCTATTAAAAAACTATCGATATACGCATCCGCAGCTAAAACAGTTAGTACTTCGCCCGGGGACTGTGCTTGGTAAAACTACTAATAATCAGATTACTGATTTATTTAATAAGCCAAGAATAATTGCCATTAAAGGCAGTGACTCTCCTTTTGTGTTTATCTGGGATGAAGATGTCTTAGCGATTATTTTACAGGGGGTTACAGAAAATCGTGAAGGCAGTTTTAATTTAGCTGGTGATGGAGCTATGGGCATAAAAGAAATTGCTAAAGCCCTAAACAAACCTGTCATTGAGCTTCCAGCTTGGCTTTTAAAACTCAGCTTACGGGTCGCGAAGCTATTCGGAATGACCCAGTATGGCCCTGAACAACTTAATTTTTTACGTTACCGCCCAGTACTTTGCAATCAAGCACTGAAACAGCAATTTGCCTACCAGCCACAAAAATCGAGTAAAGAAGTATTTGCTTTTTATCTCACTAATAACATTAAGAGGCATCCATATGATTAATCCATCGTTACCCGTTGCTGTGATTACTGGTGCGGCTTCTGGGTTGGGTTTAGATTTAGCAAAACAGTTAGCAACTCAATATCAATTAGTATTGATTGACCTAGACCTTAAGCTGTTGCAAGAGCAATGCGGACAAATAATTAATGCGCAATTATATGGCTGTGATTTAGCGAACAAGGACGAGCTTGATGAGTTAATAACGCAGATCAAAGCTAAGCATTGCTCAATAGCGTTACTGATTAATAATGCAGGGATTACGCATCGTTCTTTGGCTCGCATTACTCGTCCAGAGGTAATAGAAAAAGTAATGGCTGTTGATTACTTTGCGCCTGTACGTCTTGTGTCAGGCTTAATCGAACCATTACAGCAAGCACATGGCAAAATCGTAAATATCAGTTCTATGGCTGGATGGATGCCTGTTATGGCCAGAGCAGGCTATTGCGCAGCTAAATCTGCGTTACACCAATATTTCGAAACATTTCGCGCTGAAATGCGCCCAACGGGCGTGTCGGTGTTGATGGTATATCCTAGTTTTTTAGATACTCCGATTGATAAAAATGCATTAAATGGCGATGGCGGAAAAACCAACCATGCCCGCTCAATGGTTGGTAAAATGCGTACGAGTGACTGGATGGCAAAGCAAATTTGTGAAGCTATTCGACTTGATAAGCAACGGCTTTTCCCTGATAGATTTACATATTTTTCGGCGTTGTTATACCGCTTAATTCCACGTTTATACATGCATTTTATGGCACGTAAATTTGCCAGTGAGTGGGAGGTTGCGTAATGGTTTTAATAGGCTTAGGGGCGGCTATTATTTTTGCCTTTGCAGTGGAAGCTATGACTGGCTTTGGTAGCATCGTTATTGCCTTAACAATTGCAGCATTATTTATGGATATTCAGCAAGCAATGCTGTTACTCGTGCCACTTAATTTACTAATGACTTCAGTGATGGTGTTTAAGCTGCGTGCGTATATTCAGTTGAATTTGTTAGCAAAGCAGATTTTACCTCCAATGCTGCTTGGCACAATGATTGGTGCTTTACTAACGCCTTATTTTCCAGCGCAATTAACAAAAGTATTATTTTCTTTATTAATCATTTGGTTTGCGGGACGTGCCATTTGGCAAGCGTCAGCTATGCCTTTGAGTAAGCCTGTACAGCTTTCCGTGATAGGTGGTGCAGGTATTACGCATGGTTTATTTGCATCAGGAGGGCCTCTTCTTGTATATGCAATGGCTCGCAGTGGTTTAGACAAAACTTCATTTCGCGCCACGCTTCTAACTATTTGGCTTATTTTAAATAGCTGTTTAACTCTTTGGTTTCTCATCTCAGGACAATTAGCAGGGCAGTTGGGCCACTTTCTAATGCTCGCCCCATGTGTTCTGTTTGGGGCGCTTATTGGTAACTACTTTCACCATACAATTAATCAAACACAATTTTTACGCTTAGTCTTTATCACTTTATTACTGCTTGGAGTGTTGCTGTGCTTAACCGCACTGTGGCAGTGGTAGTAGGTGGCTATGTAAATTGCTGAATATCAGCACTCTCTGAGGAATTTGAATGCACACAAAAACAAAAATTAATGCCATTACCTTAGGAATAATCTTAGCAACAGGTAGCATGGCTGAAGTAAAAGCAGCAGATGACAAAGAACTTGAAGTAATCTTAGTTTCGGCCCAAAAACGTGTTGAAAGTGTCAAGGATGTGCCTTTATCGATCACTGCCATATCGGGTAAAGAGCTACAAAGTAAAAACATTAACGATAGTGAGGAGCTGTCATCACGTATAGCAAACTTTAATATCAGTCAGTCAGGGCAGGGCTACAATATCACTATGCGCGGTTTAGGCTCTGGCCCAAACCAAGGTTTTGAGCAAACCGTGGGTACTTATGTTGATGGCGTTTATCGTGGTCGTGCTTATCAAATGCGCAGCGCTTTTGTTGATCTCGAACGCTTTGAAGTATTGAGAGGGCCACAATCAACGTTATTTGGTAAAAATACCACCGCAGGAGCTCTGAATATAACGAGCGCAGCACCCACTGAGGAGCTATCAGGTTATGCAAATCTTAGCTATGAGTTGAATAATGGCAGTACTTTTGATGGTGCTATTAGTGGAGGCGTAACTGAACATTTTCAGGCTAGAGCAGCGGTAAAAGTAATTGACCAAGATGGTTATTTTTACAATACACTGCAAAAGCGTGATGAAGTTGGGCGCGATGGGGTTTTTAGTCGTTTAACTTTGACTTGGCAGCCTTTAGAGAGCTTGGATGTCTCTTTGAAGTATCAACATGACGAAGAAGATAATATTGGTATCACACCCAGCCAGCCAGTTGCAGAGCCTGTTTTATATAATGCGCCATTACCTGCCGTATTTGGGGATGTAAGTAGTTATGTAATCGGCGATAAGCTTAACAAAGGTTTGTCCACTTTAGGTGAAAATGAGCAAGGGGAGTTCAAGGCTGATTATTGGACTTTAAATGTTGAGTGGGATTTAGGCCAACACGTACTTAGTTCGGTAACAGGGTGGCAAGATTATACTATGTTGCAAAGTAATGATGGTGATCATGGCCCTGCACCTCTAACCTACCGCCAAGCGAGTGATGAAAGTTTTCAGCAGTTCAGTCAAGAGCTGCGTATTAGTTCGTATAATGATGGTCCGTTTAATTATATTGCGGGTCTATACTTTCAAACCACAGAACTCGACTTTTCTGAACTGTATCGAATTTATCCACTTAATGCGATAGGTCCACGTGATTATCAATCTGACAGCGATACACAAGCTGTATTTGCAAAGTTTGATTATCAATTTGCACCTAATTGGCAGGCATCATTAGGTTTACGATACTCGCAAGAAGATAAATCAGCATCAAGACGTTTAAGCATGATCGAGCTAAGCTCAGGTACACCTATCAATGATATGGCACAGGTGAATGTCCCAGCAACTTTGCAAGCAATGGGGTTACCTGCAGTTTTACCTACATCAATGTATTTAGGAGTTTTAAGCTCTCAACTAGGGCTTGAGCAACATCAAGTAAATGGTGAACGTGATGAAAATGAATTCAACCCATCGCTTTATATCTCCCGTAAGTTTGATGATGCAATGGCCTATGTATCAATGTCGACAGGGTCTAAAGCTGGTGGCTATGACGCGAGAGCTAATTTAGCATCAAATTGGCAATTTGAACCAGAAAAAGTAATAGCCTATGAAATGGGCGCTAAATTTACCTTGGATGACGGTGCTGCTGATTTGAATATCGCAGTATTTAGTATGCAGTTTGAAGATTTACAAACATCAACATTTGATGGTGTTGCAGGTTTTTATGTTGAAAATGGCGCTGAATCATCAAGCCAAGGCGTTGAACTCGATGGTCGTTGGTTAATTGCCGACAACTGGCAGTTGTCAGGCAATATTGCGTATCTTGATTTTAGCTGGGATGAGTTTACAGGTGCCAAATGTTTTAACAGTGCGATGTATCAACCATCAAACCGTGAAAGCTCAGGTAAAACCTGTGACTTAAGTGGTAAAACAGGGGCGTATGCGCCTAAATGGTCGGGCAGTATTAACCTTGATTATATTAAAGAGTTTGGTTCAGCGATGGAGTTTACTTTTAATCTTGAGAGTGAATTTAAATCGCGTTATTTCACTAATTACGATCTAAATCCATATACAGCGCAAAGTGGCTACGGCAAAGTCAATATGCGTTTCGGTTTAATGGATTTAGAGTCTGGATGGTCTGTTGCATTGTTAGGTAAAAATTTAACTGACAAGATGACTAGTAGCTACAGTACAGATATGTCGTTCGCACCGTCAGGAATGTATGCAACATGGGTTGAGCCAGGTAGAAGTATAACTTTGCAAGCAGGGTATCGATTTTAACTAAGTTCATTGTGTGGTTAAAGCCCTGCATAATTAACTGCAGGGCTTTTTACTTAGAAAGGCATTGGATAGTTTTTGAATACCTGTGCCACTTTTTCAAGAGCTTCATCTGTTAAGTCAATTGAAAAAGCATCGATATTTTCTTTTAACTGCGCCATAGATGTTGCGCCTATGATTGTTGAGCTAACGCCATCTACTTGATTACACCAAGCAAGTGCGAGTTGTGAAGGTGTTAAATTAAAGGCGTTAGCAATTTCAACATATTCAGCAATCGCAGCTTGTGATTGTGGTGTGTCTCTGAATAGGCCATTACGTTGCACTAGTGTCCAACGGCTTCCTTCAGGACGTGCGCCATTTAAGTATTTACCACTTAGCATGCCGCCACCAAGGGGTGACCAAGGCAGATAAGCGATATCTTCGTGAATACATTGTTCTATTAAATATGGCCAATCTTTAGCGTGCAATAAACTAAATTCGTTTTGAATCGATACCATACGCGGTAGATTGTGTTGCTCACTTAAACGCAGGTATTGACTAATGCCCCAAGGGGTATCGTCCGATAAACCACAATGTTTAATCTTACCTGCCTTTACACAGTCATTCAGACCTTCGAGAATATCTAACATGCCAGCGATATTTTGCTCAGTGTTTGCCTCTGAAAAACGAACGATGCCAGGCCATTGTTTAGCAAAGTGTGGTGAAGTGCGGTTTGGCCAATGTAATTGGTATAAGTCTATAACATCAGTTTGGAGACGTTTAAGTGAAGCATCGACGGCTTCAACCACCCCCTGACGGGTAATGTCGCCTGCATCGCGTACCCAAGGTAAGCCGTTACCTGCAATTTTAGTTGCAATGACAAGGTCATCACGTTTGTCTTTATTACGCGCTAACCAATTACCGATGATCTCTTCTGTTTTACCGTAGGTGTCTGGAGAAGGTGGTACGGCATACATTTCAGCGGTATCAATAAAGTTAACGCCTTTATCTAATGCATAGGCGATTTGTTCATCGGCATCGGCTTGGTTGTTTTGCATACCCCATGTCATGCTACCTAAGCAGACACGAGATACATCAATACCACTTCGACCAAGTGGGCTATATAGCATAATAGATCCTTGTTAATCGCTAGAATGGGCTTTAAGTGCAGTTAATAACTCATCATTTAACTGGGCTTTTTTACCCGTTTTAAAATTAAACATAACCACTTGTGATGAGCCAATTGTTGTTACTGTGTCTTGGCTCTCACTAAATACAGTGTAATGCATCATAAAACGATCTTGTTCAATATCACTAATCTTAACACCAACATGCACTGTATCAGGAAATGTCACCGGACGTTTATAGCGAGCATTGTTTTCGCTGATCACCGGGCCGACACCTGTTACTTGTAAATCTTTAAGAAAGCCTAGTTGAGTAAAAAAATCGATACGGGCAGTTTCAAAGTAACGAAAATACACCACATTATTGACGTGTTGCAGGGCATCCATTTCACCCCATGCAACATTAATTTTTGTTCTGATAGGATGTTGTTCTATAAACGATTGCATAGTAAATCTTAGTTGATTGTGAGAAAACTTAGGTTAGCAATATGCTGCTTTTAGCTCAAGGAAATTAGAAAAGTCAGTAGATTGTGCTAGATTTATAAGTTCACGCTTACGTAAAGTGTGAGCAAAATGAACACACATTAAAGGACCTTAATTATGCAGCAACTAACCTTGAGGGTGATAAAGTGGATCGCACTTTTCATCTTACTTGCTCTAGCTTTGCTCTGTTATAGCATGGGCACAATGTCAGGATTTATCGCTTTAATTGTCGTGGGCTTGTTATTAGAAGCCGCGTTTTGGTTATTTGGTTCACGGCTTATCAGCCGTAAAAAGCCAAACCAACAAACAAGCCAAACCTCTTAGCTTGCACTCTCAGGAAGTTTAAATATAATAACTGTATATATAAACAGTTGTTATATTCCTGATGAAAAAATTCATTCATATCGATATGGACTGCTTTTATGCAGCTGTAGAGATGCGTGATAACCCCGCGCTTGCCAATGTGCCACTGGCTATAGGCGGTAATAGTCGTCGCGGAGTGCTTTCAACAGCCAACTATATTGCCCGTAAATATGGTGTTCGCTCGGCGATGTCTAACTATCATGCCAAGCAATTATGTCCTGATTTGGTTATCGTGCCTGGACGAATGCAGGTCTATAAAGAAATCTCAACGCAAATTCGAGCTATTTTTGCAAAGTATACTGACCTTATTGAGCCTTTATCTTTAGATGAAGCCTATCTAGATGTAACCGACAGTACTGCTTGTAGGGGCAGTGCTACGCTGATGGCACAGCAAATTCGCCAAGAAATCTATGATACGACGGGGTTAACCGCATCAGCAGGCGTTGCACCGATTAAATTTATTGCCAAAATTGCCAGTGATGAAAACAAGCCTAATGGTCAGTTTGTCGTATTGCCTGATCAAGTTGATGACTTTTTGGCGAGTTTACCGCTTGGCAAAATTCCCGGCGTTGGCAAGGTGACATTAGAAAAGCTGCAACTTAAAGGGCTTTACACAGGGGCTGATGTGCGCGCGAAAGGGGTTAACTGGATGCAGCAACACATTGGTAACTTTGGCGTGTCATTATATCAAAAGTGTGCAGGTGAATACGTTGGCAAAGTCTCGACTGAGCGAGTACGTAAGTCACTCAGTGTTGAGCATACCTATGAATACAATAAAAATAATTTAGACGAGTGTTTAAGCCAGTTACCTCGTTTGATGGACGAATTAACTCGTCGCCTTGATAAACAGCAATTAAGCAACTGCATCAATAAGTTATCGGTAAAAGTAAAATTTGCCAACTTTGTTGTTACCAGTGCCGATCAAAGCCACCACCAATTAGACGAACGCATTTTTTCTGAGTTAATGAGCAAAGCCTATGAGCGAGGTAATAACCAGCCAGTGCGCCTGCTAGGGATAGGTGTCGGAATAAAGAGCCAAGCGCATGAGCATTTTCAGCTGAGTATATTAGACTAAAGGTTAACACCTTGGTGCTTGAAAGTTTGTTAGTGTCTAGTTGGGGTGCTAGGCCTATCTAGTTCAACACCTTAGACAACATTATAACTTAAAAAGAGAGATGACTATGCAATCGGTCGTAATCGTGCTGCTCGGAATAGTCGGTATGTTGTTCGGATGGTTCTTTTATTCGAAATTCATCGCCGAAAAAATATTTAAAATGGATGATAATTTTATCACACCAGCTCATGAACTTGAGGATGGTGTGGATTATGTGCCAACCAACAAAGTTGTGTTATGGGGCCACCATTTCACCTCTGTTGCAGGTGCTGCGCCAATTGTTGGCCCTGCGATTGCCGTATATTGGGGCTGGGTGCCTGCGGTACTTTGGGTGGTATTTGGTACTATCTTTTTTGCTGGTGTTCACGACATGGGGGCTCTATGGGCCAGTGCGCGTAACAAAGGCAAATCAATGGGCGCTTTATCTGAAAGCGTAATCGGTAAACGCACCCGTGCGTTATTTATGATTGTGGTGTTTTTAGTGCTGCTGATGGTGAATGCGGTATTCGGTGTGGTAATAGCCAAATCATTTGTATCACAGCCTAACGCGGTATTCCCTGCTTGGTCAGCGATTGTTGTGGCCTTAGTAATTGGCCAGTTGCTACGCCGTAAAGTGTCCTTAATTCCGCTTTGTTTAATCGGTGTAGCGATTCTTTATTACACCATTTACCTTGGTAGTAGCATGCCGATTGCGTTACCTGATGAAATGTTCGGCTTAAGTGCTAATGCGAACTGGATCATTATCTTATTTATTTATGCGGCTATTGCTTCATTATTGCCGGTATGGATGCTGTTACAGCCACGTGACTTCATCAACGGTATGCAGTTATTAGTGGGATTAGTGCTGCTTTATGGTGCGGTATTTATTTCAATGCCTGATATCACAGCGCCTGCGTTTAATACCCAAACGGCGGTAGATACACCAAGTATTATTCCATTGCTATTCGTGACCATAGCCTGTGGTGCGGTATCTGGTTTCCACGGTATTGTGTCATCAGGTACTAGCTCTAAGCAGCTTAATAAAGAAACTGATGGTCGCTTTGTTGGTTACTTAGGTGCAGTAGGCGAAGGTATGCTTGCGCTTATTACATTGGTTGCAGTAAGTGGTGTTGCACTTGCGGTATCACCAGAAGAATGGCACGAAATATACAGTCACTTAGGTGCCGGTAGTGTGAGCGCCTTCATTAATGGTGGCGCTAACTTAATTGAAAATGGTTGGGGTATCTCACAAGAAGTGGCATCAACCTTACTTGCTGTAATGGTTGTGTTGTTTGCGGGCACTACGATGGACTCTGGCGTGCGTCTGCAGCGTTATATCATCCAAGAGTGGGGCGATATTTATAATATCAGTATCATTCGTAACGGTATTGTAGCTACGCTAGTTGCAGTACTTAGCTGTTTATTACTTGCCTTTGGTGCTGGTGGTGCTGACGGTAGCGGCGGTATGATCATTTGGCCGTTATTCGGTTCGACTAACCAAATCCTTGCAAGCTTAACCTTACTGGTTATCTCGGTAATGCTAATTAAAGCGAATCGTCCGGCTAAATACACCTTGATCCCAATGAGCTTCGTATTAGTTATGGCGTTCTTTGCTGGTGTTATCAAACTTGGTGAATACTACCAACAAAGTAACTGGTTACTGGTGACACTTGATTTGTTAGTACTGGTAGTGAGTGTTCTGGTTATGCTTGAAGCTTGGTCTGTGATTGTTAAACATCGTAAAGATTCAACACAGGTTACAGAGCAGTAAACTTAGCTTGCCAGCCTTATAGTTAGCTATCTTACTTGGCTGGCAATAGCGCTCTAAATCAATGATAATAAGGTCCTATGTTTCTAACAGCAGGACCTTTTTTATGGCATACCCTCATGCAGTTGCAGCCCCTCAATTAGCGGATGCAGATCACGATGCATTGATTATTATCGGTGATGATTTTTCTTCTTTAGCGGACGCAAGCTTAAGCCAAGCTATTAACACTCAACAAGCTGTAGACGCGCGTATTGGCAAACAAGTTACATTACTTGTAATTGACTCTAAACGCGTTATTTTAGCGCCTACAGGCCCTCTAAACCGTGATTATGATGATGTACGTCGTTACTTTGACGCGGCAAAGCAAGGTGTACTAGAAGCGAAAGCATCGGGTAGCACTCAGCCTGCTATTTTACTTGCAAATGTAAATCAAGACAGCCGTTACAAGCATGCCCTTGAAGTGGCGTATTTAGGTGCTTGCCAAGCGCTGTGGCAACCTCTTGAAGCACGTGAGTTCCACGGTCAGGCGATTGAACCAATCAGCCAAATTAGCTTAGTGGGCGCAGATGACGCGATGAGCAAAGCCCTTAATGCCATTGCAGCAGGTCAATACGCTGCACGTGACTTATGTGGTACAGAACCTGAGCGTATGGCACCACCTCGTTTTGCAGATTATTGCGTTGAGTTATTTGCAGGTAGTAAGGTGTCTGTAGAAGTGATTTCAGATATCAACACCATCGATAAAGATTACCCAATGATGAGCACCGTAGCACGCGCATCTTACGCTGTTGAGCGTCATCACCCAAGAGTTGTAAAACTAGAGTATGTTCCTGAAGGCGACGTTGAGCGCACCTTAATGTTTGTTGGTAAAGGTTTAGTTTACGATACCGGTGGTGCAGACCTTAAAGTGGGTGGCTTTATGGCAGGTATGAGCCGCGATAAAGGCGGTGCAGCTTCGGTTGCAGGTTTTATGAAATCAGTGGCTGACTTTGCTCCTAAAGGCGTAAAAGTAATTGCTTACTTAGCCGTAGTTCGTAACTCAATTGGTTCTGATTGTTTCGTACCGGATGAAATCATTACCAGCCGTGAAGGTGTTCGTGTTCGTATCGGTAACACAGATGCTGAAGGTCGTTTAGCAATGGGCGACTTACTAAGCGAAATGAAAGATCGCGCCCTAAACGAAGTGAACCCTGAGCTATTCACTGTTGCAACTCTAACAGGCCACGCAGCACGTGCTATGGGCCCTTACAGTGCGTATGTTGAAAATGGTCCTGCTCGTGCAGCTAAAATTTCTCGTCAAATTGCTGACCTAGGCGATTTATGGGCTGATGGTGCAGAAGTATCACGCAGCCGTCGTGAAGATTATGACTTCATTCGCCCTCGCACGTTAGCTGACGATGTATTATCAAGTAACAATGCAGCTTCTGCAGTGACAGCTCGTGGTCACCAATTCCCAATGGCATTCTTAGCGATTGTCGGTGGTTTAGATAAACATGGCACTGAATCAGCACAACCATTACCGTATGTTCATATGGACATCGCAGGCAGTGGTGTAGAAGGCGGTGATTGGCAACATGGTAAGCCTACCGCAGCAACAGTAAGCAGCTTATTCGCTCGTTATTGTTTATAAGCTAAAAGCTATAAGTTTGAAAAGCCCCGCACAGCTGTGCGGGGCTTTTTTTGTGGTGTTAGTCGAGCTTGAAACGGTTAACGACATCACTTAACGCTTGTGAGCTTTGCTTTAAGTTTTCACTGGCGTTTGAAAGCCCTTCGGTATTCGACAGTGATTGCTCAGTTGATTGCGAAAGCTCATTAATCCGTAAATTAACCTCATCTGCGGCGCTGGTTTGTTGCTCGGTAGCGCGGGCGATTTGGCTGTTCATATCTTTGATAATAGTGACAAGTCGCTCAATCTCACTCAGTGAACTATTTGCTTCACCTGCCTGTGAAACGGTTTCGCTTGATAATTGTTGGCTTGCCGATACAGCATCAACAGCAGCTTGTGCGCCGGTTTGTAGTTTACTGATCATGGCTTGAATTTCGTCAGTACTTTTACCTGTGCGACTTGCTAATGTACGTACTTCGTCAGCTACAACAGCAAAGCCTCGACCTTGCTCGCCAGCACGTGCTGCTTCAATGGCTGCATTGAGTGCCAGTAAGTTGGTTTGCTCTGCAATGCTGCGGATAACATCAAGTACTGAGCCTATGTTGTTACTCTCTGCAGCGAGGTCGGCTGTTACCTTACTAACTTGTTCAATATTATGCGACAGGGTCTCAATGGCGGTAATGGTCTTGTTAAGAACCTGCTTACCCGCTTCTGCATTTTGCGCGGCTTCATTAGCGGCATGCTCAGCTTGATCGGCATTTTGACTGACATCGTGAATTTGATGAGTCATTTGTTCCATTGCGGTTGCTACTTGAGTCGAGCTGTCGTTTTGTAGCTCAATAAAAGAGTGATTTGTTTTACTGGCATCATCAACGCT
The nucleotide sequence above comes from Pseudoalteromonas shioyasakiensis. Encoded proteins:
- a CDS encoding SDR family oxidoreductase, which encodes MITGSQGYIGKRLVESLSTQHKLVGIDIVDLPQTGCHYYQLDVRDTRLAEIMLEHNITHVVHLASILQPSKDAVRDFDIDVNGTRNVLEACVKANVQHITVTSSGAAYGYHADNPSWLTEQHPLRGNAEFAYSHHKRLIEELLKNYRYTHPQLKQLVLRPGTVLGKTTNNQITDLFNKPRIIAIKGSDSPFVFIWDEDVLAIILQGVTENREGSFNLAGDGAMGIKEIAKALNKPVIELPAWLLKLSLRVAKLFGMTQYGPEQLNFLRYRPVLCNQALKQQFAYQPQKSSKEVFAFYLTNNIKRHPYD
- a CDS encoding SDR family NAD(P)-dependent oxidoreductase codes for the protein MINPSLPVAVITGAASGLGLDLAKQLATQYQLVLIDLDLKLLQEQCGQIINAQLYGCDLANKDELDELITQIKAKHCSIALLINNAGITHRSLARITRPEVIEKVMAVDYFAPVRLVSGLIEPLQQAHGKIVNISSMAGWMPVMARAGYCAAKSALHQYFETFRAEMRPTGVSVLMVYPSFLDTPIDKNALNGDGGKTNHARSMVGKMRTSDWMAKQICEAIRLDKQRLFPDRFTYFSALLYRLIPRLYMHFMARKFASEWEVA
- a CDS encoding sulfite exporter TauE/SafE family protein → MVLIGLGAAIIFAFAVEAMTGFGSIVIALTIAALFMDIQQAMLLLVPLNLLMTSVMVFKLRAYIQLNLLAKQILPPMLLGTMIGALLTPYFPAQLTKVLFSLLIIWFAGRAIWQASAMPLSKPVQLSVIGGAGITHGLFASGGPLLVYAMARSGLDKTSFRATLLTIWLILNSCLTLWFLISGQLAGQLGHFLMLAPCVLFGALIGNYFHHTINQTQFLRLVFITLLLLGVLLCLTALWQW
- a CDS encoding TonB-dependent receptor; this translates as MHTKTKINAITLGIILATGSMAEVKAADDKELEVILVSAQKRVESVKDVPLSITAISGKELQSKNINDSEELSSRIANFNISQSGQGYNITMRGLGSGPNQGFEQTVGTYVDGVYRGRAYQMRSAFVDLERFEVLRGPQSTLFGKNTTAGALNITSAAPTEELSGYANLSYELNNGSTFDGAISGGVTEHFQARAAVKVIDQDGYFYNTLQKRDEVGRDGVFSRLTLTWQPLESLDVSLKYQHDEEDNIGITPSQPVAEPVLYNAPLPAVFGDVSSYVIGDKLNKGLSTLGENEQGEFKADYWTLNVEWDLGQHVLSSVTGWQDYTMLQSNDGDHGPAPLTYRQASDESFQQFSQELRISSYNDGPFNYIAGLYFQTTELDFSELYRIYPLNAIGPRDYQSDSDTQAVFAKFDYQFAPNWQASLGLRYSQEDKSASRRLSMIELSSGTPINDMAQVNVPATLQAMGLPAVLPTSMYLGVLSSQLGLEQHQVNGERDENEFNPSLYISRKFDDAMAYVSMSTGSKAGGYDARANLASNWQFEPEKVIAYEMGAKFTLDDGAADLNIAVFSMQFEDLQTSTFDGVAGFYVENGAESSSQGVELDGRWLIADNWQLSGNIAYLDFSWDEFTGAKCFNSAMYQPSNRESSGKTCDLSGKTGAYAPKWSGSINLDYIKEFGSAMEFTFNLESEFKSRYFTNYDLNPYTAQSGYGKVNMRFGLMDLESGWSVALLGKNLTDKMTSSYSTDMSFAPSGMYATWVEPGRSITLQAGYRF
- a CDS encoding aldo/keto reductase translates to MLYSPLGRSGIDVSRVCLGSMTWGMQNNQADADEQIAYALDKGVNFIDTAEMYAVPPSPDTYGKTEEIIGNWLARNKDKRDDLVIATKIAGNGLPWVRDAGDITRQGVVEAVDASLKRLQTDVIDLYQLHWPNRTSPHFAKQWPGIVRFSEANTEQNIAGMLDILEGLNDCVKAGKIKHCGLSDDTPWGISQYLRLSEQHNLPRMVSIQNEFSLLHAKDWPYLIEQCIHEDIAYLPWSPLGGGMLSGKYLNGARPEGSRWTLVQRNGLFRDTPQSQAAIAEYVEIANAFNLTPSQLALAWCNQVDGVSSTIIGATSMAQLKENIDAFSIDLTDEALEKVAQVFKNYPMPF
- a CDS encoding acyl-CoA thioesterase translates to MQSFIEQHPIRTKINVAWGEMDALQHVNNVVYFRYFETARIDFFTQLGFLKDLQVTGVGPVISENNARYKRPVTFPDTVHVGVKISDIEQDRFMMHYTVFSESQDTVTTIGSSQVVMFNFKTGKKAQLNDELLTALKAHSSD
- the dinB gene encoding DNA polymerase IV, which translates into the protein MKKFIHIDMDCFYAAVEMRDNPALANVPLAIGGNSRRGVLSTANYIARKYGVRSAMSNYHAKQLCPDLVIVPGRMQVYKEISTQIRAIFAKYTDLIEPLSLDEAYLDVTDSTACRGSATLMAQQIRQEIYDTTGLTASAGVAPIKFIAKIASDENKPNGQFVVLPDQVDDFLASLPLGKIPGVGKVTLEKLQLKGLYTGADVRAKGVNWMQQHIGNFGVSLYQKCAGEYVGKVSTERVRKSLSVEHTYEYNKNNLDECLSQLPRLMDELTRRLDKQQLSNCINKLSVKVKFANFVVTSADQSHHQLDERIFSELMSKAYERGNNQPVRLLGIGVGIKSQAHEHFQLSILD
- a CDS encoding carbon starvation protein A encodes the protein MQSVVIVLLGIVGMLFGWFFYSKFIAEKIFKMDDNFITPAHELEDGVDYVPTNKVVLWGHHFTSVAGAAPIVGPAIAVYWGWVPAVLWVVFGTIFFAGVHDMGALWASARNKGKSMGALSESVIGKRTRALFMIVVFLVLLMVNAVFGVVIAKSFVSQPNAVFPAWSAIVVALVIGQLLRRKVSLIPLCLIGVAILYYTIYLGSSMPIALPDEMFGLSANANWIIILFIYAAIASLLPVWMLLQPRDFINGMQLLVGLVLLYGAVFISMPDITAPAFNTQTAVDTPSIIPLLFVTIACGAVSGFHGIVSSGTSSKQLNKETDGRFVGYLGAVGEGMLALITLVAVSGVALAVSPEEWHEIYSHLGAGSVSAFINGGANLIENGWGISQEVASTLLAVMVVLFAGTTMDSGVRLQRYIIQEWGDIYNISIIRNGIVATLVAVLSCLLLAFGAGGADGSGGMIIWPLFGSTNQILASLTLLVISVMLIKANRPAKYTLIPMSFVLVMAFFAGVIKLGEYYQQSNWLLVTLDLLVLVVSVLVMLEAWSVIVKHRKDSTQVTEQ